Proteins from one Fibrobacter sp. genomic window:
- a CDS encoding ZIP family metal transporter, which yields MSLLAWAGLITLLIKEAFLHKILLVLVSFAAGSLLGGAFFHLLMESIEKNGLNLKVFVWVLSGFVVFLIIEQFFHWHHSHELPPHHFFSRKPVTYMVLIADGLHNFIDGMAIGSSFFISREAGLITALVVAAHEIPQELGDFGILVHGGWNKKKALVLNFAFALTIVPGGIAAYLFSRTFDISFLLPFTAGSFIYIASADLIPEIKHESNPLRSTVLLFAFLFGTGLVLAMKIIAG from the coding sequence ATAAGCCTGCTGGCCTGGGCCGGACTTATTACTCTGTTGATCAAAGAGGCTTTTCTCCACAAAATACTGCTTGTTCTGGTGTCTTTTGCTGCTGGATCTCTTTTAGGTGGCGCGTTTTTTCATCTGTTGATGGAATCCATAGAAAAGAATGGTTTGAACCTTAAAGTTTTTGTCTGGGTTCTTTCTGGTTTTGTGGTTTTCCTTATTATAGAGCAGTTTTTTCACTGGCATCACAGCCATGAACTTCCTCCTCACCATTTTTTTTCACGCAAGCCGGTCACCTACATGGTATTAATTGCTGATGGACTGCATAATTTCATCGATGGTATGGCAATTGGAAGTTCATTTTTTATAAGCAGAGAAGCAGGATTGATTACTGCTCTGGTGGTGGCGGCGCATGAGATCCCCCAGGAACTGGGGGATTTCGGGATTCTGGTACATGGCGGATGGAATAAGAAAAAGGCTCTTGTACTGAATTTTGCCTTTGCACTGACAATTGTACCCGGAGGCATAGCAGCTTATCTCTTTTCCAGAACTTTTGATATCTCCTTTCTGCTTCCCTTTACAGCCGGAAGTTTCATTTACATTGCATCGGCTGATCTTATTCCTGAAATAAAACATGAGTCAAATCCACTGCGCAGTACAGTGCTTCTTTTTGCGTTTCTTTTTGGAACTGGTTTGGTACTGGCAATGAAGATAATCGCAGGGTAA